In Rutidosis leptorrhynchoides isolate AG116_Rl617_1_P2 chromosome 6, CSIRO_AGI_Rlap_v1, whole genome shotgun sequence, the DNA window AGTGTGTGTCAGTATCTATGGAAAGTGCTTCTCAACCACCCCAACTTCAATCTCAATTTCCACCTCAAGTGCAACACCCGTTTCCTCAACAATACCAGCATCCTTCCCAACCTCAATATCAGTATCAAAATCCCGTGATGACCCCATTTCAAACTCCTGTGTTTCAgcaagtagtgaaagaaaagaaaTAGTGCACATTTAAGCAGTTTTTAGACTGCAAGCCCTTGAGTATTTGGGTGACCATGATCATGTAGTTACAATGAATTGGTTAAGGGAAATGGAACAGGCGCTGAAAGCCTATCAGTGTGAGCCAGAACTACGAATGACTTATGGTAGTTGGCTTTTGAAGAAAAGAGCCATGGTATGGTGGGATACGATCACCGCCCTTTTATCGAAAGAACAACTCAACCAAGTTACTTCAGAAAAATTTGCAGCAAACGTTTGTGAACAATATTATACGGCGTACGAGATTAACCTATTGAAGCAAGAGTTCATGGAGATGAAAATGACAGTGGATGAGGTTTTTGAACAATTTATGGATAAGCTGAGATTCGTTCATCAGTGGTTCCCGATGATCAGTCTCGAGTGCAATGCTTTGTGGAAATTTCTAAGCCCGAGTACCGAACAGTTGCAAGGCTTGCTACTACCTTGTCACAAGCTCATATGTTAGTAAAGGTTACTGAATGCGATATTAAGGCTGCCCGAAGTGCGAGAACTGAAAGTAATACAATGTGTGTTGGAATTATCAGAAAGAAGGTCATAGATCTACAGAGTGCCCGTCTGTAAGGAAAGTGTATTCTGGTATTGGGTCAGGGTCAAAGGTACATGCCATGTCAGCTAGAGGATCTTCTACTTCCACCACAGGGCAGAAATGAAAGAATCCTCTACCAAATGAAGCAAGAGCCTTCCAAATGATAGTAGACAATGCTACTGCTACTGACGATGCAATTACCGATATGTTCTTAACAAATTTTGTGCTGTCTCGTGCGTTATTTCACTGTGGAGAATATTGCTCATTTATGTCAACTGTTTTCTATACCAAGCTGAATATGCCATTTCCCGAACCTTTAAGTGTTGAAGTGGGTGATGGTAGGACGGTTCCAgttacaacatatgtgtctggggctaCTATTGATAAAAAGGGTAGCTTATTCCCTATGACTTGCCTAGTGATGCTTATACCTAGTTTTGAaatagtactaggaatggattggctaaGTGACCATAAGGCTAGTATTAAGTGCCATAAAAAGATCGTACTTTTTTCCTTTGACCGATGGGGAGACGGGTTGTAGCTCGGAGTGAATGTGGTGGGTTCCATTGTCCTCTAATCTCAATGATGAATGCTAGAAATCCTTGACCAAGGAATGTGATTCCTTCCTAGCCTATGTGCTCGATGTGAAGAAAGAAAAGAAGGTCATGTCTGATATCCCTATAGTGTCTGAGTATCCAAAAGTGTTTCTAGATGATCTGCCAGGGTTAGCATCGATCAGAGAAGTTGAGTATAAAATTGACCTAGTGTCAGGGGCTACGCTAGTTGCTAAAGCTCTTTATAGGTTAGCTCCCTCAAAGATACGTGAAATGATAtctcagattcaagaactattggaCCGCGGGTTTATTCTTCCGATTTATTCGCCATGGGATGCGCTAGTATTGTTCATGCAAAAGAAAGATGGGACGCTCTGAATGTGCATTAATTATCGGGAACTGAACAAAAGaatagtgaagaataagtatcctctTCCGTGGATAGATGATTTATTCCATCAGATTCAAGGGGCCTCGttctttttgaaaatatatttgcattccaGGTATCATCAGGTTTGTATTACTGAATTCGATATTCCAAAAACAGCTTTTCGTACTAGGTACGATCATTATGAGTTTCTAGTAATGCCATTTGGGTTAATGAATGCATTAGCAATTTTCATGGATTTGATGAATCGAGTGTGTCGATAGTTTCTCGATAAATTTGTGatagtattcattgacgacatactgatTTATTTGAAGACTGAATCCGAACATGCAGAGAATTTGCACCAAGTGTTAGAACTTGAAACGTGAGAAACTCTATgtgaagttttctaagtgtgagttcTAGTTTTGGGTCGTATTATCTGTGCATAAGGTACTAAAGTGGATCCATTAAAAAATAAGGATGTGATGAATTGGAATTCACCAAAGAATCTGACAGAGATCAAGAGTTTCCTATGGTTAGCCTGTTACTACCgacggtttatcaaagatttttcaaagATCGCGGGTTCTTTGACAaaattaaccagaaaagatgtgtGTTTTCAATGGAGTGATGAACAAGAAAATGCGTTCCAAACTCTGAAACAATTATTGTGTCAAGCTCTAGTGTTAGCCCTTCCTGAAGGATCAGATGATTTTGTGGTGTATTGTGATGCGTCGTTATCCGGTTTAGGTTATGTATTGATGAAAAGATATTGTGTAATTGCGTATGCTTCTCGACAATTGAAACCGAATGAAATCCAGCACATGATTTAGAAATGGTTGTAGTAGTTTTTGCATTggaattgtggagacattatctgtatggtacacattgtgtgaTTTGCATTGACCGTAAGAGTTTACAGTATATCTTCtcgcagaaagaactgaatatgcgtcAAAGAAGGTGGCAAGAGTTATTTAAGGATTATGAGTGTGAAATAAACTATCATCCTGGTAAAGggtaaatgtggttgcagatgcaatGATTCGTAAAAGATCAACTGATAGTGTTAAATTTATGTGAACTGAGATTGTGTCTGACCTAGTGAATCGTCTAAAGATAACTCAGTTAGAAGCCTTGAGGGATGAACATTTGAACTAATGGTGAATCAAAAATACGATGTAATTAATGATTCTCGAGAATTAATGACTTACCGTGAACGAGTCTGGGTGCCTTTTATATCCTTTTCAGTTCTGCACTCCAAAAAATACACTTTTTATCATTTTCACTCTTATTCTTCAacctcattttatttttattttttaaccctCTCACTTTTTGTTTTATAATATATCCCTAAACCTTTTTAATGCTTTTTTCGTAACTTTTTTCCTTCGTCTTTGTACATTTAATTATTGATTAGCAAATTATTGACTTACATAATTTTGATCGATTCGATTGATTAAGCACAATTCATTAGGAGTCTAATTATACATTTCATTgactcacagatatatatatatatatatatatatatatatatatatatatatatatatatatatatatatatatatatatatatatatatatatatatatatagtgtgtgtgtgtgtatgttgactttttttaaaaatGTGAGTTTTGTTTCATGCTCATTTGATAGATTGATTAATATCGTTATAAATCGTAAACACTAATCTAAACACCGATGTTACTCTTTTATTTTTCAGTTCAGTATTTTAAAAAGGAGTTACCGGATTACTGAACTATACTTATCGCCAGTTTTAATACTTTTAACGTTTAAACAACTGCCTATCGACAATATCTAAGAACCTTTCTCAATAAGGTCATTAATAATCCACAACTATATTTACAATATATTATCATCCGCATTTGATTTTCATGAATTATTATACAACCCTACGGAGTTACGTCATCACTAATTTGTaggtttattttttattatttatcaaatgaaattgatattctaattatatcctTGGAGCCCATACGACCACTGTTCATACCAATATTTTATTGGTTAAAGGGTATTTTCATCCTTTAGCACAATTGGTATCTCCACTTAGTTTCTGAAACAATCTCCACGACCTCATTAGCCTAGGGTTTCTTCGATTACGGTTCCTATGGCGATTTTGGTGATTTTAGCCGATTTGGAACAATCTCCATTTCCTGCCTCCTTTGTTCTTATCGTAATCGATCTTTATAATTTTGATTATGTAATCGTTGTTGATTGATCATTGGTTCGTCCGATGTTATCGATGAATGATTGTTTTCTTTTCTCGATCTATTGACGACGTGAATGGTTAAGGTTTCATTTGAAGTGACCAACAGTAATGATGCTATCTGCGATTGATGATGGTAAAAAGTTacaatttctttttgttttttttctaTGATTGATTGCTTtaaattttgagttagggtttcaaGGTTTTTTCG includes these proteins:
- the LOC139854476 gene encoding uncharacterized protein yields the protein MIVDNATATDDAITDMFLTNFVLSRALFHCGEYCSFMSTVFYTKLNMPFPEPLSVEVGDGRTVPVTTYVSGATIDKKGSLFPMTCLVMLIPSFEIVLGMDWLSDHKASIKCHKKIKSLTKECDSFLAYVLDVKKEKKVMSDIPIVSEYPKVFLDDLPGLASIREVEYKIDLVSGATLVAKALYRLAPSKIREMISQIQELLDRGFILPIYSPWDALVLFMQKKDGTL
- the LOC139854478 gene encoding uncharacterized mitochondrial protein AtMg00860-like, giving the protein MNWNSPKNLTEIKSFLWLACYYRRFIKDFSKIAGSLTKLTRKDVCFQWSDEQENAFQTLKQLLCQALVLALPEGSDDFVVYCDASLSGLGYVLMKRYCVIAYASRQLKPNEIQHMI